A window of the Brachyhypopomus gauderio isolate BG-103 chromosome 14, BGAUD_0.2, whole genome shotgun sequence genome harbors these coding sequences:
- the LOC143475521 gene encoding histidine N-acetyltransferase-like produces the protein MWLIPFVRHRGLHCFRTHHLRSSPNPLFWLNTKTMEAQLVTKDAGLTFWLARPQDYDEVMAISEGIYEGNDYLPHRYHTWMTEPDRVVIIARRDGKLVALNSALVVDGGQTVVMEGLRVCLGERGRGVAGVIQRVTDNYIKQVYPSVKTKRGMRAYNPPPEKLSKGTVLAERAILSLRGEAESFNSFVLGLKAKLDSMDKTSGPTDNKSDLVVVKDRQQLKALLLDPDLSTRIELPGGALVQSGLPLKPIESNLEILERLNLTWLVNCCNGKPTFMSFHTSAYSIPFNGGSLRFNIDMFGANLSLARKALVAHLEQSMGQFHGIVLVNIYMPQTMWEGMREFCDGDEQVKQCRHYWKQVFLEKELP, from the exons GAAAACAATGGAGGCACAGCTTGTAACGAAGGATGCTGGGTTAACTTTCTGGCTGGCCAGACCGCAGGACTATGATGAGGTCATGGCCATATCAGAAGGCATTTATGAGGGCAATGACTACTTACCTCATCGTTACCACACCTGGATGACTGAGCCAGACAGAGTGGTTATTATTGCTAGAAGAGATGGGAAGCTG GTGGCGCTGAATTCTGCACTAGTAGTTGATGGGGGTCAGACTGTGGTGATGGAGGGATTAAGGGTGTGCCTGGGCGAAAGAGGTCGTGGCGTGGCTGGAGTGATCCAAAGAGTGACTGACAACTACATTAAACAGGTTTACCCCAGTGTAAAAACCAAGAGAGGGATGAGGGCTTATAACCCACCACCTGAGAAGCTCTCCAAAGGCACTGTTCTCGCTGAACGT GCTATTCTATCTTTGCGTGGAGAGGCAGAGAGTTTTAACAGCTTTGTCTTAGGCCTGAAAGCAAAACTGGACAGTATGGACAAGACAAGTGGACCCACAGACAACAAGAGTGATCTAGTTGTTGTAAAGGACAGACAACAGCTCAAGGCCCTACTCCTGGACCCTGACCTTTCCACCAGGATTGAGCTTCCTGGAGGGGCCCTTGTCCAAAGTGGGCTGCCTCTGAAGCCAATAGAAAGCAACTTAGAAATCTTAGAAAGGCTGAACCTTACCTGGTTGGTTAACTGTTGCAATGGAAAGCCAACTTTTATGAGCTTTCACACGTCTGCCTACTCTATTCCATTTAATGGAGGTTCCTTGCGATTTAATATAGACATGTTTGGAGCTAATCTTTCTTTGGCAAGGAAGGCATTGGTTGCCCATTTGGAACAGAGTATGGGGCAATTTCATGGCATTGTTTTGGTTAATATCTACATGCCCCAAACCATGTGGGAGGGTATGAGAGAGTTCTGTGACGGAGATGAGCAAGTGAAGCAATGCAGACATTACTGGAAGCAAGTGTTTCTGGAGAAAGAATTGCCATGA